A portion of the Wolbachia endosymbiont of Oedothorax gibbosus genome contains these proteins:
- a CDS encoding OmpH family outer membrane protein, which translates to MKYIQLFISVIALIISLFVGYKFVGYQPQNTKAAIIDSDKVINESLALQNIQQQIKEQNSRLQQEFENELEKFKPSKEEFDLLSEEAKKEKTEQFNKHTVNVRDNYAKKMLHLEESYRDAVESVFNKIKEVAKKMAEKNNIDLVVFISKKNQVLYYTDEVDLSDVVLNNINKEIPEFALKGIE; encoded by the coding sequence ATGAAATATATACAGTTATTTATATCAGTTATTGCCTTAATTATTTCCTTATTTGTGGGATATAAGTTTGTAGGATATCAACCTCAGAACACAAAAGCTGCAATTATCGATAGTGACAAAGTCATCAATGAATCTCTTGCTCTGCAAAATATACAACAACAAATAAAGGAGCAGAATTCTAGATTACAACAAGAATTTGAAAATGAGTTAGAAAAATTCAAACCATCAAAAGAAGAATTTGACCTTTTGTCAGAAGAAGCAAAAAAGGAAAAGACAGAACAGTTTAATAAGCACACTGTAAATGTTAGAGATAATTACGCTAAAAAAATGTTACATTTAGAAGAAAGCTATAGAGACGCAGTAGAGAGTGTTTTTAACAAGATAAAAGAAGTTGCTAAAAAAATGGCAGAAAAAAACAACATAGATTTGGTAGTATTTATTTCAAAAAAGAACCAAGTTTTATACTACACGGATGAAGTTGATTTATCAGATGTGGTATTAAACAATATAAACAAGGAAATACCTGAATTTGCTTTAAAAGGCATTGAGTAG
- the fabZ gene encoding 3-hydroxyacyl-ACP dehydratase FabZ: MQFNISDIIKILPHSYPFLLVDRVIECDHGKSIKAIKNVTFNEPFFIGHFPGHPIMPGVLIIESLAQASAICVLGKETIENKVVYLRSIENAKFRKLVTPGDTLILQANIQSVCLGVHKFRCIASVGEEKVAEATISAVLQNK; the protein is encoded by the coding sequence ATGCAATTTAATATCAGTGATATTATAAAAATATTGCCACATTCTTATCCGTTTCTCTTAGTAGATAGAGTTATAGAGTGTGATCATGGTAAAAGTATAAAAGCAATCAAAAATGTGACTTTCAATGAGCCATTTTTTATTGGCCACTTCCCTGGTCATCCAATAATGCCAGGAGTCTTGATAATTGAATCTCTAGCTCAGGCATCTGCTATATGTGTTCTAGGTAAAGAAACAATAGAAAATAAAGTTGTTTACTTGAGATCCATTGAAAATGCAAAATTCAGAAAGCTAGTTACTCCAGGGGACACATTGATTCTTCAAGCTAACATTCAAAGTGTGTGTTTAGGTGTACACAAATTTAGGTGTATTGCATCTGTTGGCGAAGAAAAAGTTGCAGAAGCAACAATCTCAGCAGTACTGCAAAATAAATAA